Proteins encoded in a region of the Populus nigra chromosome 3, ddPopNigr1.1, whole genome shotgun sequence genome:
- the LOC133687899 gene encoding uncharacterized protein LOC133687899, with protein MDVSSKMGLVNLSQDIEELWNEWQIRSLMLLGLLLQIILTVLGERRKYTVGLGDILWLAYLSADSVAIFSLGILARSVANTTNPNLIPVFWAPILLVHIGGPGTISAYSMHEVDKLLINHLLQLVTRVGVVGYVLFRLRENAFMLVAIPIFISGMIKYGERIWVLKRSKESNNLSQQPSAKRPCIPIKDLLISSTESSREVRYLHEARLLFKTSNKMLFQNLDLVYFDQEITYFLVSEKKAEGAFQLTEIELGLKYDRLYSKVATISWPRFILRSVTFLSSIFALVSFSIMIKSKSVYSEIDRIISYVLLSGVVCLESYSIIGHLFSDWAMIWLSSWEKKIPNLYRTCCLSLLQYFSRKRKRWSRLMGQHNLISALSKKPVNNLRKKYFPGNWNIHSREGVDKDLKELIFKQVMDKRSKFNPDTNDFAALLKLLEERGCSVLQSKGCFRELGWSVDDAEFSHSLLTWHIATHVCYIDDSKKNGFANYQKCAMSRLLSNYMLYLLVQCPNMLAMELSGTRYTDTRIHLHRLLFIRNTHKEAENNKISIEELDTLSFTEDHVKAFFNELLQSPSTMLKQITEQDEENSALLDGCMLAMSLQSLQTLDGWPNEKKWEMISEVWVEMLMYAASHSGWKQHADALARGGELLTHVCLLMAHLGLSKQCPPAPSDDLDARYRRLDDILETVDSEYEV; from the exons at GGACGTGTCGTCAAAGATGGGTTTAGTAAATTTGTCTCAAGATATTGAAGAACTATGGAATGAATGGCAGATTCGCTCATTAATGTTACTTGGTCTCCTTCTTCAAATCATCCTCACCGTTTTAGGAGAACGACGGAAGTATACTGTTGGGCTCGGGGATATTCTTTGGTTAGCATACTTGTCCGCAGATTCGGTGGCAATCTTTTCATTGGGTATCCTTGCTCGCAGCGTAGCCAACACCACAAATCCGAACTTGATTCCAGTGTTTTGGGCACCAATCCTTCTAGTTCACATTGGTGGCCCTGGAACTATCTCTGCTTATTCAATGCATGAAGTCGACAAATTATTGATAAATCACCTTCTTCAGCTAGTAACCCGAGTTGGAGTGGTTGGTTATGTCTTGTTCAGGTTGCGAGAAAATGCCTTCATGTTGGTAGCCATTCCCATCTTTATTTCAGGAATGATCAAGTATGGTGAAAGGATTTGGGTTTTGAAAAGAAGCAAGGAATCCAATAATTTGTCACAGCAACCTTCTGCAAAACGACCTTGCATCCCGATTAAAGATTTATTAATTTCCTCCACCGAAAGTTCAAGGGAGGTCAGATATCTTCATGAAGCTCGTCTTTTGTTCAAAACTTCTAATAAGATGCTGTTCCAAAATCTTGATCTCGTCTATTTCGATCAAGAAATCACCTATTTTTTGGTTTCTGAAAAGAAAGCCGAGGGAGCCTTCCAGTTGACAGAAATTGAGCTGGGACTCAAGTATGATCGCCTTTATTCTAAGGTGGCAACGATTTCCTGGCCTCGCTTCATTCTCCGCTCAGTCACTTTCTTATCCTCTATTTTTGCTTTAGTTTCCTTCTCAATAATGATAAAGAGCAAGAGTGTCTATTCGGAAATCGATAGAATTATATCTTACGTGTTGCTGAGTGGAGTTGTCTGCCTTGAAAGTTACTCTATCATTGGGCATCTCTTTTCCGACTGGGCTATGATTTGGCTTAGtagttgggaaaaaaaaattcctaatcTCTATCGAACCTGTTGTCTTTCACTGCTACAATATTTTTCCAGGAAGCGCAAAAGATGGTCAAGATTAATGGGACAACACAACCTAATAAGTGCTCTATCAAAGAAACCAGTGAACAACCTTCGTAAGAAGTACTTTCCAGGGAATTGGAACATTCATAGCAGGGAGGGTGTGGACAAGGatttaaaagaattgatctTCAAACAAGTCATGGATAAACGTTCAAAGTTCAATCCTGATACCAATGATTTCGCTGCCCTCCTTAAGCTATTGGAAGAGAGAGGTTGCAGTGTGCTTCAAAGCAAGGGTTGTTTCCGTGAATTGGGATGGAGTGTGGATGATGCAGAATTCAGTCATAGCCTCCTCACTTGGCACATTGCTACTCATGTTTGCTACATAGACGATTCCAAGAAGAACGGTTTTGCAAATTATCAAAAGTGCGCAATGAGCAGATTATTATCTAACTACATGTTGTATCTCCTGGTTCAATGTCCAAATATGTTAGCGATGGAGCTCAGCGGAACAAGGTATACTGATACTAGAATTCATTTGCATCGTCTCCTATTCATCAGGAATACTCATAAAGAAGCGGAGAACAACAAAATTTCCATAGAAGAATTGGATACATTATCGTTTACCGAAGATCATGTGAAAGCATTTTTCAATGAATTGCTTCAAAGTCCGTCTACCATGTTAAAACAAATTACAGAACAAGATGAAGAAAACTCAGCCCTACTAGATGGTTGCATGCTTGCTATGTCATTGCAGTCATTGCAGACACTGGATGGCTGgccaaatgaaaagaaatgggaAATGATAAGTGAAGTGTGGGTGGAAATGCTGATGTATGCTGCAAGTCATTCTGGATGGAAGCAGCATGCTGATGCACTTGCCCGAGGTGGGGAGCTACTCACTCATGTCTGTCTTCTCATGGCACATCTCGGTTTAAGTAAGCAATGTCCA